The genomic stretch AAGCACGGCATCCCGCCGATCGACCTCGTCGTCGTCGCGCTCTATCCGTTCGAGGCCACGGTGGCCAAGCCGGGCGTGACGCTCGCCGAGGCGATCGAGCAGATCGACGTGGGCGGCCCGGCGATGATCCGGGCCGCGGCCAAGAACCACGCGGGCGTGGGCGTCGTGACGGATCCCGCCCAGTACGCGCTCGTGCTCGACGAGCTCAGGACCCGCGGGGGAGAGCTCTCGGACGCCACGCGCTACCGGCTCGCCCAGGAGGCCTTCAGGCGGACCGCCCAGTACGACGCGGCGATCGCGGCCTATCTCCGCGCGCCGGCGGCGACGGGCGCGGCGCCGGCGGCGTCGGACGAGCTGCCGGCGCGGCTGCGCCTCGACGCCGAGCGGGCGCTCGCCCTCCGCTACGGCGAGAACCCCCACCAGTCGGCCGCCTTCTACACGCCGCTCGACGGCCCGCGCGCGGGGCTTGCGGCGATGCGGCAGCTCCACGGCCCCGAGCTCGGCTACAACAACCTCCTCGACTTCTCGGCGGCCCTCGGCCTCCTCCTCGAGTTCGAGGAGCCCGCGGCCGTCGTCATCAAGCACATGAACCCGTGCGGCGTCGCGCTCGGCGCGAGCCCGGGCGAGGCGATGGCGCGCGCGAAGGCGTGCGACCCGGTCTCGATCTACGGCGGCATCGTCGGCGTCAACCGGACGCTCGACATGGCGGTCGTCCAGGAGCTCGGCGGGATCTTCGTCGAGATCCTCTTCGCCCCCGGCTACGCGCCCGACGCTCTCGAGGAGCTCCGGCGCACGAAGAAGAAGGCGCGGGTCTTCGAGGTGCCGTGCGACCGCGCGAGCCTGCCGCCGCGGGCGGTCGAGTACCGGAGCGTCTGGGGCGGGCTCCTCGCCCAGACGGCGGACCTGACCGACCTGGACCCGGACGCGCTCAAGACGGTCTCGAGACGGCAGCCGACGGCGGCCGAGCTCGCCGCGCTCACCTTCGCCTGGCGCGTCGCCAAGCACGCGAAGTCGAACGCGATCGTCCTCGCCACGCAGGGGCAGGTGGTGGGGGTCGGCGCCGGCCAGATGAACCGCGTGGACTCGGCGCGCCTCGCCGTCATGCGGGCGCAGGAGCTCGGGCTCGAGACGCGCGGCAGCGTCTGCGCCTCCGACGCCTTCTTCCCGTTCCGCGACGGCCTCGACGTGGTCGCGAAGGCGGGCGCGACGGCCGTGATCCATCCGGGCGGCTCGCTCCGTGACGAGGAGGTCGTGCGCGCGGCCGACGAGCACGGCATGGCGATGGTCCTGACGGGCATCCGGCACTTCCGCCACTAGCCGGGGGCGGGCGATGACCAAGCCGCATCCCGAGCGCGTCTACGGCATGCGGGAGCTCACGCGCATCCTCACCCTCACGCCGAAGCGCGCCGGCCAGCTCCGCCGGCTCGACCTCCTGCGCGGCGACTTCGGCTACACCTTCCGCGACCTCCTGGCGCTGCGGGCCGCGAGCGCGCTCCTCGACGCGGGCGCGTCGGTGCGGCAGATCAAGCAGGCGCTGGCCGCGCTCCGCCGTCAGGACCCGGGGCTCGAGCAGCCGCTCGCCGAGCTGCGCCTGGTCCTCGACGGCGAGCGGCTCCTCGCGGAGTCCGACCGCGTGAGGTTCGACCCGCGGAGCGGCCAGCTCGTGCTGGGGCTCGACTCCGGGGGCCTCGAGGCCGCCGCGACGGCGACACTCCGGACAGGACTCGTGAGGCCGCTCGCGCCGCCCGTCGAGCAGGCGGAGACGTGGTTCGAGCGCGCCAGCGAGTGGGACGGCGATCCCGCGCAGTGGGAGGACGCGATCGACGCGTACCGGCGTGTCGTGACGATCGACCCGACCTACGCCGCGGCGTGGAACAACCTCGGGCTCCTGCTCCACCGGATGGGGCGCCACCATCAGGCCGAGGAGGCGTACCGCGCGGCACTCGCGCAGGACCCGCGCTGCTGCGAGGCGGTCTACAATCTCGGCTCCCTGCACGAGGACCGCGGCGCCATCGAGGACGCGATCGAGGACTACAGAACGGCCCTCGACCTCTCGCCGGACTACGCCGACGCCCACTTCAACCTGGCCGGCGCCCTCTCGCGCGCCGGACGCGGCGACGAGGCGGTGCGGCACTGGCAGCGCTACCTCGAACTCGACGCGGGCAGCCCGTGGGCGCGGATCGCGCGGGCGCACCTCGAGCTGGTCGAGCCGCCCGAGAAGGGCGTGTCCGAATGATGGCAGGGCGAGCCGCAGGACGTCGCGGGGCGGGGGCCCCGCCGTCCGAGGCGAGCGAAAGATGAAGATCCTCCTCGTCGGCGGCGGCGGTCGCGAGCACGCGCTCGCGTGGAAGATCGCCCGGAGCCCGCTCGCCACCTCGATCGTCGCCGCGCCCGGCAACCCGGGGATCGCGCGCCACGCGCGGTGCGTGCCGGTGGCGGCCGACGCCGTCGCGGAGTTGGTGGCGCTCGCGATCAGCGAGCG from Candidatus Methylomirabilota bacterium encodes the following:
- a CDS encoding tetratricopeptide repeat protein, whose protein sequence is MTKPHPERVYGMRELTRILTLTPKRAGQLRRLDLLRGDFGYTFRDLLALRAASALLDAGASVRQIKQALAALRRQDPGLEQPLAELRLVLDGERLLAESDRVRFDPRSGQLVLGLDSGGLEAAATATLRTGLVRPLAPPVEQAETWFERASEWDGDPAQWEDAIDAYRRVVTIDPTYAAAWNNLGLLLHRMGRHHQAEEAYRAALAQDPRCCEAVYNLGSLHEDRGAIEDAIEDYRTALDLSPDYADAHFNLAGALSRAGRGDEAVRHWQRYLELDAGSPWARIARAHLELVEPPEKGVSE
- the purH gene encoding bifunctional phosphoribosylaminoimidazolecarboxamide formyltransferase/IMP cyclohydrolase, with translation VSDVTGFPEMLDGRVKTLHPKIHGGILARRDAPTHLEALAKHGIPPIDLVVVALYPFEATVAKPGVTLAEAIEQIDVGGPAMIRAAAKNHAGVGVVTDPAQYALVLDELRTRGGELSDATRYRLAQEAFRRTAQYDAAIAAYLRAPAATGAAPAASDELPARLRLDAERALALRYGENPHQSAAFYTPLDGPRAGLAAMRQLHGPELGYNNLLDFSAALGLLLEFEEPAAVVIKHMNPCGVALGASPGEAMARAKACDPVSIYGGIVGVNRTLDMAVVQELGGIFVEILFAPGYAPDALEELRRTKKKARVFEVPCDRASLPPRAVEYRSVWGGLLAQTADLTDLDPDALKTVSRRQPTAAELAALTFAWRVAKHAKSNAIVLATQGQVVGVGAGQMNRVDSARLAVMRAQELGLETRGSVCASDAFFPFRDGLDVVAKAGATAVIHPGGSLRDEEVVRAADEHGMAMVLTGIRHFRH